Below is a genomic region from Astatotilapia calliptera chromosome 13, fAstCal1.2, whole genome shotgun sequence.
TCAGTGTTGTCTTGTCCTATCATGACTTTCAGAAAGTGAGGCTGGCACATCCTTCCCCGCACTGTGGACATTAACTCTGGTACCTTGAGCTCCTGCATGCTGAGCTGCTGGTCGTTCTCCTTAGCGCTGGACAACATGTAATCAAAGGCGTCGTTATATTCCTCGTCCATGTGCTGCCGCTCCCTCTTCTCTTCAATGATTTTCTCCATGTGGGCGTGCAGGATTTCTCTGGCTTTTATCCCCTGACAGAAAAAGATTGACAAATTGCAAAGAATTCATGTGAAAGCCAACATGAATGACATTaatcggcttttaataccacgTTATCCATGTAGATTACACATAATGTCTTTAAGCTCCCCCACCTTGCGTAACCCACTAAGCGGGGCATCTATTGGCAGAGAGAAGAGGTTGTTCATCAGCTGCTCGAAGATCTTAGCCAGGTAAACGATCCGTTCCTCCTCCAGCTTCAGACCCAACAGGACCCTGACCGCGATGCGGAACGTCAGGGACTTGGCTGCACTGTACACGTCGACGGCGCCCGGCTCTGAGCACCACTTGGCGATTTCAGATTTGATGACGTCCTGAAGCCGGGGCAGGTAGGACTCCAGAGCACTCCGGCTAAACACTTTGGCCAGAATCTTGAAAGACATAAGGAAATGGAGAGAAAGGGGTCATGAAAAGTTCACAGCTTGTGCCCAGCAGACAACACCTTTTAGTGAAACCCGGAGCAGAACAGACAGTTTGTGAATCCAAACGTCAGTTCAACTTCCTGCTACACCTTCTTACTTTTCGCTTCCTCTTGTGGAGGTCTCCGATGGAGTTGACCAGGGTGTTGGGTCCCAGGATGATGCGTGTGCTCTGAGGCCACTGGGTGCACACCAGGCTGTGTTCCCCCAGCAGGATCTTGCGGATGTTTTCTGCACCCGTCACCCTGATGACCGGCTTCCCCAGGAGGTGGGTCTTAAACACATTTCCGTGACGCTCTCGCCTCGAGATGTGGAAGTTTGAACCCTGGAGGGTAGAAAGAGATATAAACTTTGTCATGAAGCAATGACTCATTAATACTATTAGGCCAAATAAAACTGCAACAACTTTTTATACAAACACTTGgagtctctctctgtttttgtcctttggtGCAGGGAGTAATACACACAGCTGTGTCacttgttttggtttctttttgttttgtttttttcctcagtaATATCTTCATTTCTTAGaacaagaacatttttcagaggaaaatctttctttttgcaCCATTTTGGTCAAACCagctacttttacttttttaatctgtcattttattttacataaaaaCAGGCTGTCTCTGTTAATCTTTTTAACATGATAAACTTACATTAGGTAACATAGTTTGTGGTTAATTATAAACAACATACAGTCCAATATGACTTCAAGTGGGTCAGACTATTAAAACAGCTCCATAATATAATAACctacatttctttaaatataaatgatctAAGAACATTTAATGGACCATCCATTTGCACAAAGCTTGAGATACttttataaaacattttcaACAGCATGTGCCTGAGGGATGACAGTGGATCTGCCCAAACCTTCACATGTAGACTTTTTGTAAGTAAACTGCTTATTTTACTCCGCGATTCAAACAGCTTGcagagatatttttttaaattccgtAAGCTTTATACATTTTACTCCTTTTCAGTCATGCTTGCATCAGCTCACCAAGTGATGCAGTGCATTAAGCTGACAAATTAAAGATTTTAACGACTTTACTGAAATGCCTCTTACATTCACTCCTCCCGCTCGGGTTAGATTAACAGTTTGTGACCCTAAACTTTAGGGCAGGAGTGCATGTAGATAATATTAACAAGTGAAAACTAATGAGTTGGTGGGAGCGATTTAAGAAGGCGAAAATTTGGAGATGGGGAAATACGCGTGAGCTGTAAGGATGTGGAGAGGATGGATGAGAGGTGAATTCTTTTCTGTAgggaagacagagagggaagGAGCGAGGTGGAAGAATTGAACAGAATTCTGTTTTTGCTCCATAACAAAGAATTACGCGCGGAGCATAAAGTCCGCACATGTCGCATCAACATCTGAACTGAACCCGCACAACAATCTGCTTCTCGAAACTTCCCGCGTTTCTTAACAAAGTATCGACACCGTGATTATTCAAACTTCCAGCAGTCCCGCGTGGATTAGAAGCCAATAACAGATGAGCATAGCTAAGGAAACACACACCTGCATTTTGgggcttaaaaataaataaacaaaaactcgAGCTTACTCACCTGGAACAACCAGTGGAAAGTCTCTCCGACCAGTGGCCAGCCCATGGAGCCTCTCGGCAGCGGCAGGCGGCTCTCTTTGTCCCGAGTCAGACTCCAGCGGAGGCTCCACAGCTGCCGGGTCAGTGCCAGCAGCAGGACCGCGGAGAGAAGCGAAGTGAGCGCGGTGGCCAAGGCCGACAGCACTCCAAACTGAGGCAGGGGCAACATCTCCTCCGCGCTGGTCCGTTTCCCAGCATCCACCTGTGTCTGCGCGCTGAAATTGTCTGGGCTGTGCGTAAAGCTTCTCCCTGTCCGTCTGTCCGGAACTCTTTTTCTAttcctcctttttccttttttttctctggtcTCCTGTAAAAGCTgcccaaataaaaacaaaaggtccGGGTGTGTTTACCCTCCGCTGCCCCAGAAATTACTCATTCAGCTCATCTCCGGAGAGAGCCAATGTAAACAGTTATTACAGCTAGTTAGACCAAAACAATGACGACCATTACGCAGAAATATGCAGAGATGGCGCACACGTCTGCGATCATTTTTTCCAATTAAAACAAACTGTAGAGTGCGTCTCTTATAGCCTGacattatttttaaagctgCGTGCATGTTAAAGAGTTTGCGCAGGCAGACGCACctttgaaagaaataaaaagccgATCATTGCGGATGGATGCgcctgcacacactcacactctgacTCTGGGCGAGCTACATGACAAACGTGCTCCTCTCCTGCGAGGAAACTCCCCTTCATTCCGCTGTCGCTGCTCCTTCAAAATGAGGAGTAGCTGTCAAGTATTCCAAATAGTTTTACAGGTTTGCGTGCGCCAGCTTGTCTATTAGGTTATGCACCTTTATAGGTACAGTTGAGGGGGCTCAGCCACCCTAACCCCCCGGGCGGCACAGAGTTTATTGAGCAGTGGCAATAAATCAGGTTTTAAAAAGAGGCAGAAGGAATAAAAGAGGGATTTGAATACAGTTGACTACAGTACGGAGCGAGGGGAAAAGTTCAGCAAATTGCTCTCTAGCTCTGATTTTCCCAGTAAATGAAGTAAGACGTTAGAGAGTTCGGTCCTTTTCAGATTCAAACTTACCTCCAAGCAGCTTCCTCTGAGCGCACGGTGACAGAAATCCGTTCAGGGTTTGGGGGAAAGTTTCTTTCTCGGCTCCTCTGAGAGAGACCGATGCCTGCTCCTCCACAGTGAGCGGGCTGCAGGGGGTTTTATAGAAAAAGCAGCGTGATCCACCTTCAATTGTGACGTTGGTTTGAATATGTTAAAAGGGCTCGGTGTTTCATTCACAGcgctgcagagagagagggaagcaagaaagaggaaaacgTTTGGAGAGACGCAGCAGTGCGtcctcagtctgtgtgtgtgtgtgtgtgtgtgtgtgtgtgtgtgtgtgtgtgtgtgtgtgtgtgtggtgggggtgGCAGCGAGTGGAGGGGAAATCTGCAGGTATGTCCAATTAGTTGTGCAGAGGTTTCAGACAGGAGCTCCGTTTAAATTCAGAGCGAAGAAAATGGATCAGAGGCAAAAATTCACGACTGCATTCGACTTTAAATTTTCCaacaaataacaaagaaatCCGGCATTAAATGCGCAAGATCCAAAGTTTAACCCAATATTTTTGAattcatttctttaaatttcagCGATAAGTTTTGATCCTTGTTCCTCCAGAAAGAGGGGGAAACAGAATCTCTCACCCGAAATCTATGAGCCAGAAATACAGCAACAGCctcatttattcttattgtattctaatttttgcgtcataacttttgcactgtccacttcctgctgtgacaaaacaaatttcccacgtgtgggactaataaaggttatcttatcttatcttaacagGATATTTCCTCGTTTTTGAATTTGGCCTCAGCAGGGAACTTCAAATCCCTCCTCGACACTCCAGCAGCGCAGTTTTCATTTCCCGGGCAGATTCCTTCAATTAATACAAAGACTGAGACGGATTTCTGACCACATCCACTCAAGCCTCTGTTAACGGGATCCGTGTGATTTTAAGGTGGCGTTTCTTAAAAAATTAATGAAGCCGGTAACACGAttttaaacacaaactttgGAAGCTTGCTGTCTAGATTTACGATGGATTTGGTCGCAGTCTGTGTGCGCAAAACGGCGCAAAATCTGCactttttaatgcaaaaaaaagccTCGTGGGGTCACAGCGGGCCAATCCACCAAACCTCCAGTCTGCTGTCATTTCTTTtgaacacacataaacatttcctcattatttaaaattcattttatttataattgtaatttctttcttttttgggggtggATTAAAACTGGGATTATCTCATTAAACCTGCCTTTGTAAAACTGGGCACATCATCTCCAGCTGTTGTTGGCGTGTCCTCGCGCTGCGTTTACATTTGACTGGTGCTGATTGGAGAGTTTGTTAGCTGGTGTCTTTTATCCAAACTGAGGCGGAGAGGTGGATGAGCTCCGCCCCGGCAGACTGATGGAAACACTGCCTCGCTGCTGGTTTTTACacctacacagcaaatccagcatgtccaaattaacactgtcggatttgatttcaacactattaaagtgtctatatgggtccacaccagagagtgttaatttaactctttttggagagttggtacgttaactctgatttagtgttaaacactaAATCTGTTcaggagttgataatttaacacttggtgttaagagtttatatattaactctcaaagagtattttagtttaactacgtaagagttatcttctaattcattctaaaaagcgggaattttactgttctgaacttctagaaatttcttttggaaataaacatttactaaaaagacgcaatggtttttgaaaaacatttattctgaactgtgcaccacaatttcaaaacattttctgaaagatgtaacagtatacatgttctcactttcattagaattttgtttatcaaaaggtctgacatgggtgagctggtaaatgcaaataacagcattctcatcacttatttcttcaatacaatatgcatgtccttcattcatccctttgtggaacttcaacgcacttctgctctcccccatattccatcttcacaagcatatcctgtgtggagattgaataaaaattagttgacactaattaatggcacaaataatccagtaaacaattgcagcacagtaaaaaaaaaaaaaaaaaaaaaaaaaggaatcctctttgagtcattacttgtgtaaagtattttcccaaaagacaaagacacaggcaacaggtaatactgaactaaatgtaaaacctcaacctttttcatttttacctaaaccgtgtgcataaaactctggagggatctatgctaacgtagaacccagtcaggacgtcagctactgctgtttgctcgtttttgggttttttttatgggcgatcgttttcaggcttcaagtagcaccattataccaacatttcacattctacacattgttttaggtgtatttgaccaaaggtttgactgaaaattcacatgcaagctttttttcaaggctgtggtatttgcctgcaaacaatacctttcagctagctaaaacagaatattatgctatcagcgagcaacatggctaatgcctttcacacagctttgtctcaactccaaagagccacagaagtaaaagctcataataataattgaaacaatgttTGAAagaatgacttaccaagcatggcaaacaactcaaatatgtagagcaaaatgttctgaaacggcttcacttcagcttcgattggagccgtgctgggggcggagtctgtgaatttactctgttggtgtcatagcccctgtaggagttcagagttaagaggtcaagagttaatgtttccattgtaacacctccagatttgacagagaaacactcatttttaacactcgattttaactactatcattttacacctcagagttacattaaaagaatgtgactctacttagagtaaaattaactctacttttgcaagaagactactaacaccaaaacatttaacacttttgaatttgctgtgtacaaTTAACAGGACGGTTCTGTGTGAATTCCACTCAGCGCTTTAGAAGCACAGCCTGGTCGCATTTGGGCTCAGGGAGGGAGGGAAACCCCGGAGAGCTCCGACATGAACTTACGGTTTGGAATAAAATGATTGGATTTTAATTTCTGAAATCAAacacaaatcaaagaaaaataaaacaaacacaaatcataATCGTTTTAAACCATCTCGTGTTCCAGTAAAGTTTCTGCAGATTATTATGAAATGTTTTGTAAATTTGAAAGGTGTCCCGTGGAGTGTTTTACCACTCTCAGTGCAGCTTTCCACGCAGGattgtatttgttgttgtgcACTGGGTTAAAATGGGCTGGACAGATGAACGACAAGTGAAATCTGATGATCTGAGTTTATGTTTTGATTCCAGTGGATGCCATGGAGATGCTCACTCAACAAGATGGGACGTAACCCCACCTCACAGCCCCGCCCACACTCTAAACgcatccttttttttctgctgcggTTGAAAATCTTCTTCCGGTGAAGCTCTGCAAGGTAACTCCCAAAAAGTTAAAAGAACTCCAAGGTTTTGTGTTTCAGTGCATTCAAAAAGTACCACTGCAAAGTTAGAAAGACGTCTTCATTCACTTCTTTGATAAGTTGTTATTCTTACAGAAGAGCATTTAACCCACGGGTGACCATCCAGGGGGGAAACACTCTGAGTCCTGGACCTGTGAGTCTGCTCTCAGAGATCACACATCCAAATATTCCAAGGACTTCAAGCGTCCACCACTCTGTGTTAACCCGAGCTGCAGACCTGAGAGTCCATATTTCACAGAGCTGCAGTAACACAAATTTACCCTGAAACATTTGAAGGACCAAGTTCTCTTCATGAGATCATTCAAAATGCTCCTcattaaatgaacatttaaaaagtccTCAACCTTCAACCCTTAAAGGACTTTATTAGAAAACAGACCTGACTTTGTTTATTTCCTACCGCATCTTTCCACCtggaatttattcataaaaatcTGCGATCAGGTGGAggctttttaaatttgaattttagTCATTTTTCATGTGTTGATTTGCGATCAAATAATCCTTTTACGTTTTTACCTTATCACCTTATACCCTTTTTTCCCAGCAGAGGAAACCTCATTGAAATGCAGACACCTTGAAGTTCCCTTTGCAGATCTTTATTTTCACACTGAACTCGGTTCACTCCTG
It encodes:
- the cyp26c1 gene encoding cytochrome P450 26C1, giving the protein MLPLPQFGVLSALATALTSLLSAVLLLALTRQLWSLRWSLTRDKESRLPLPRGSMGWPLVGETFHWLFQGSNFHISRRERHGNVFKTHLLGKPVIRVTGAENIRKILLGEHSLVCTQWPQSTRIILGPNTLVNSIGDLHKRKRKILAKVFSRSALESYLPRLQDVIKSEIAKWCSEPGAVDVYSAAKSLTFRIAVRVLLGLKLEEERIVYLAKIFEQLMNNLFSLPIDAPLSGLRKGIKAREILHAHMEKIIEEKRERQHMDEEYNDAFDYMLSSAKENDQQLSMQELKETAVELIFAAHSTTASASTSLVLQLLRHPAVVDKARVELEAEDLGYESHNSCIQSGVTMETEEGATDAETTCLLNRGCRNQRDEDGFPRSQSHVPWLSLEKLSQLRYIDCVVKEVLRFLPPVSGGYRTALQTFELDGYQIPKGWSVMYSIRDTHETAAVFQSPELFDPERFSPDRDECRSARFSYVPFGGGVRSCVGKELAQIILKTLAVELIGTCKWTLATENFPKMQTVPIVHPVNGLHVHFSYNYQL